Proteins co-encoded in one Malus domestica chromosome 09, GDT2T_hap1 genomic window:
- the LOC103443831 gene encoding nuclear pore complex protein NUP35 → MSTTVHRTPKSGRQSLFFQDLASPVSSRRGKFSTPGQAAAVSALWRESGGGSDLPPPPLYTLEDRSDFSPESGIPDYPVSPEIKSDPRTPVHSFGRDSSTPVKGKSEASTSYALSNGHHAQQVSASMSWWSPSKSGGEQEEKGKSSPVEGVVQPLALITLPPPREVARPEMQRNTLPTANLNEEEWVTVYGFSPADTNLVLREFEKCGVILKHVPGPRDANWMHILYQSYSDAQKALSKNGTQINGALIIGVKPLDPMQRHALNERVTNQGFMTFPPQPSMKHAELNASRAPSRPYYLLNNNTSAQKSGGAIASPTKSLVSKVMDLMFGV, encoded by the exons ATGAGCACCACAGTACATAGAACTCCCAAATCTGGTAGGCAGTCATTGTTTTTCCAAGATTTAGCTTCACCCGTATCGTCCCGGAGAGGAAAATTTTCTACTCCAGGCCAGGCAGCTGCAGTCTCTGCTCTATGGCGCGAGAGCGGTGGGGGATCGGACCTTCCACCACCTCCGCTTTACACGTTGGAAGACCGCTCGGACTTCTCCCCTGAATCTGGAATTCCAGATTACCCAGTATCCCCCGAAATCAAGTCGGATCCTAGAACCCCGGTTCACAGTTTTGGGCGTGATTCCTCGACTCCGGTGAAGGGAAAATCAGAGGCAAGCACTTCGTATGCTCTATCAAATGGACACCATGCCCAACAAGTTTCAGCAAGTATGAGTTGGTGGTCACCCTCAAAGAGTGGTGGTGAGCAAGAAGAGAAGGGAAAGAGTTCACCAGTTGAGGGTGTTGTTCAGCCTCTTGCTCTGATCACTCTTCCACCTCCAAGGGAAGTTGCAAGGCCAGAGATGCAAAGGAATACATTGCCTACAGCAAACCTCAATGAAGAAGAATGGGTTACTGTTTATGG ATTTTCTCCAGCTGATACAAATTTAGTCTTACGAGAGTTTGAAAAATGTGGTGTGATTTTGAAACATGTTCCCGGTCCAAGAGATGCCAACTGGATGCACATTTTATACCAG AGTTACTCTGATGCTCAGAAGGCTCTCAGCAAGAATGGGACGCAAATTAATGGGGCACTAATTATAGGTGTGAAGCCGTTGGATCCAATGCAACGCCATGCATTAAATGAAAGGGTCACCAATCAGGGTTTCATGACATTTCCCCCTCAGCCATCAATGAAACACGCAGAGCTGAATGCTTCAAGAGCTCCCTCCCGTCCTTACTATCTGCTAAACAATAATACCAGTGCGCAGAAATCTGGAGGTGCAATTGCTTCCCCAACAAAGTCATTGGTCTCCAAAGTcatggatttaatgtttggtgTTTAA
- the LOC103443826 gene encoding uncharacterized protein has protein sequence MAKVCRSIETEPRTLSEGQLNRAREIAADVVQKMEPTEATALFIEGLRPVGSAKEMKHMIDGEQLQLQTKLLDWKEEAQILERPCQCLCSTAIVETPDQETQLITGPVSAPF, from the exons ATGGCTAAAGTTTGCCGTTCAATTGAGACAGAGCCTAGAACCTTGAGTGAAGGGCAACTCAACCGTGCTAGG GAAATTGCTGCTGATGTAGTTCAGAAAATGGAACCAACTGAAGCCACAGCTCTATTCATTGAG GGATTGAGGCCGGTTGGATCAGCGAAAGAGATGAAGCATATGATTGATGGTGAGCAACTACAACTGCAGACTAAGCTTCTGGACTGGAAGGAGGAGGCTCAAATTTTAGAAAGGCCTTGCCAATGCTTGTGCTCTACGGCCATTGTTGAAACGCCCGATCAAGAAACGCAACTTATTACAGGACCTGTGTCGGCCCCATTTTGA
- the LOC103443827 gene encoding GATA transcription factor 12-like produces MELPEFYRGGYFNGGAAKLSPGDKPTGGDFTVEDLLDFSNEDPFITTAADGGSFHNPAAESSAVTAVDSCNSSVSGGEPHFSGNRSFDDSQFSGDLCVPCDDLAELEWLSNFVEDSFSADKDLQSLQFLSVSNTTKPQTPETCSSSETPQNALLFPSETPLPGKARSKRSRAAPGDWSTRLLHLITPNNNTKPPKTTLPKKRDAAIGAGNSNSGSDSSGRKCLHCAAEKTPQWRTGPLGPKTLCNACGVRYKSGRLVPEYRPAASPTFMSARHSNSHRKVLELRRQKEVQRSHHHHHQYLSPGSIFGVSNGGHDDYLIHHHNVNDFRQMM; encoded by the exons ATGGAACTGCCCGAGTTCTACCGCGGCGGCTACTTCAACGGCGGAGCCGCCAAGTTATCACCGGGAGACAAGCCTACCGGCGGTGACTTCACCGTCGAAGACCTACTCGACTTCTCTAACGAAGACCCCTTCATCACCACTGCCGCTGACGGCGGAAGCTTCCATAACCCCGCCGCAGAATCCTCCGCGGTCACCGCCGTTGACAGCTGTAATTCCTCTGTTTCTGGCGGAGAGCCTCATTTCTCCGGCAACCGGAGCTTCGACGACTCCCAGTTCTCCGGCGACCTCTGCGTTCCG TGCGATGACTTGGCGGAGCTGGAATGGCTGTCGAACTTTGTGGAGGATTCCTTCTCAGCAGACAAGGATTTACAGTCTCTCCAGTTCCTCTCCGTAAGTAACACAACGAAACCTCAAACCCCCGAAACGTGTTCATCCTCCGAAACGCCTCAAAACGCACTGCTTTTCCCCTCCGAAACGCCTCTCCCGGGCAAGGCCCGAAGCAAGCGCTCACGCGCCGCCCCCGGGGACTGGTCCACGCGCCTACTCCACCTCATTACTCCCAACAATAACACCAAACCTCCCAAAACGACATTGCCTAAGAAGAGAGATGCTGCCATTGGTGCTGGCAATTCAAATTCAGGTTCGGACTCTTCAGGCCGCAAATGCCTCCATTGTGCAGCAGAAAAGACTCCGCAATGGCGGACTGGGCCCCTGGGCCCTAAAACTCTTTGCAACGCTTGCGGGGTCCGGTATAAGTCGGGTCGACTTGTTCCCGAGTACCGGCCCGCCGCAAGCCCGACTTTCATGTCGGCTAGGCACTCCAATTCGCATAGGAAGGTTTTGGAGCTCCGAAGACAGAAGGAGGTCCAGAGatcacatcatcatcatcatcaatatCTTAGTCCAGGTTCCATTTTTGGTGTATCCAACGGTGGTCATGATGACTACTTGATCCATCATCATAACGTGAATGATTTTCGGCAGATGATGTAG
- the LOC103443833 gene encoding CASP-like protein 3A1: MMSSRKTTSFDEEAAGVGKVVEEEINGTVRSGGATSVLSRRAEVTHLCLRALCMAASVTALSFMVTAREATTVYVYGFPLPVNSKWSFANAFEYLVGVSAAVAAHSLMQLLISVSRLLRKSPLIPSRNHAWLTFAGDQVFAYAMISAGSAASGVSNLNRNGIRHTALPDFCKPLHIFCDHVAISIAFTFFSCLLLALSAVQNVIWLSKN, from the exons ATGATGAGCAGCCGAAAGACGACGTCGTTCGACGAAGAGGCGGCGGGGGTGGGAAAGGTGGTGGAGGAGGAGATCAATGGAACGGTGAGAAGTGGTGGCGCCACAAGTGTTTTATCTCGGAGAGCTGAAGTGACGCACTTGTGCCTGAGGGCGTTGTGCATGGCGGCCTCGGTGACGGCGCTGTCGTTCATGGTGACAGCCAGGGAGGCGACCACTGTGTACGTCTACGGATTTCCGCTCCCAGTCAACTCAAAGTGGTCCTTTGCCAACGCCTTCGA GTATCTGGTGGGAGTTTCAGCAGCTGTAGCAGCTCACTCATTGATGCAACTACTAATAAGTGTGTCTAGGCTGCTCAGGAAGTCTCCACTCATTCCCTCAAGGAATCATGCATGGCTTACTTTTGCTGGGGATCAG GTATTTGCATATGCTATGATAAGCGCAGGGTCAGCTGCATCAGGAGTAAGCAACCTGAACCGCAATGGAATCCGGCATACAGCTCTTCCGGATTTTTGTAAACCCTTGCATATTTTCTGTGACCATGTTGCAATCTCAATAGCCTTCACTTTCTTCAGTTGCCTCCTGCTGGCCTTATCTGCTGTCCAGAATGTAATTTGGCTCTCCAAGAACTGA